DNA sequence from the Streptomyces sp. CA-210063 genome:
TTGGCGGCGGTCGTGATGACGTGCAGCGGGGTGCCCTTGCCGTCGCAGATCAAGTGGTGTTTGCTGCCTGTCTTCCGGCGGTCGACCGGCGACGGGCCGGTCGCGGCTCCCCCTTTTTCGCGCGGATGTGGGAGCCGTCCACGCACGCGCGGGTCCAGTCGAGTTCGCCGGCCGCGTTCAGTTCGGCGAGCAGGGTGCGGTGCAGTTGCTCGAAGACGCCGGCCTGCTGCCAGCGGTCCAGGCGTCGCCAGCATGTCTGTCCGGAGCCGAACCCCAGCTCCAGGGGCAGGAGTTGCCAGGCGATGTCCTGGTGCAGGACGTACAGGATGCCCTGCAGGCACAGCCGGTCGTCCACCGGCTTCGGCCCCGGTGACCGCTCGGGCCAGGGCGGCAGCAGCGGTTCGATCCGTGCCCACAAGTCGTCGTCCACGATCCACGGCCGAGTCATCACACGACGCGAACGGTCGAATCATCACATCGGTCACGCCCGACCAGGCCACTTCAACAAGATCCTGTTACGAGCTCTTAGCCACCACGTACTCAGACAAGAAGCCCCGGACATCACGTCCGGGGCTTCTGTGCCGGCCTGGCTGCTAGGCAGACGGCAGATTGTCGATCTGGGTCCGGAGCCGGACCATATCCTCTTCCGCCTTGGCCAGGCGGGTGCGGATCTTGTCGACCACATTGTCCGGCGCCTTGGCCAGGAACGCCTCGTTGCCGAGTTTGGCCTCGGCCTGTGCCTTCTCCTTCTCGGCCGCAGCGAGATCCTTGCCGAGACGCTTCCGTTCGGCCGCGACGTCGATCGTGCCGGACAGGTCGAGTGCGACCGTGGCGCCGGCGACGGGCAGAGTCGCAGTCGCGTTGAAGCCGTCGCCTTCTGGCTGGAGACGCAGCAGCTGGCGGATGGCAGCCTCGTGAGCCGCGAGCTGTGTGCCCGACAGATCCAGACGGGCGGGGACCTTCTGCCCCGGCTGCAGGCCCTGGTCGGAGCGGAAGCGGCGGACCTCCGTGATCACCTTCTGGAGGTTCTCGATCTCTGCCTCGGCAGCCGGGTCGCGGAATCCGCTGTCCGTCGGCCAGTCTGCGATCACGACGGATTCGCCGCCGGTCAGCGTCGTCCAGAGGCTCTCGGTGACGAACGGGACGATCGGGTGAAGGAGGCGCAACGTGACGTCGAGGACTTCGCCCAGCACACGGCCGGAGACCCTGGCCTGCTCGCCGGCCTCGAAGAAGGTGGTCTTGGACAGCTCGACGTACCAGTCGAAGACCTCGTCCCACGCGAAGTGGTAGAGGGCGTCGGCGAGCTTCGCGAACTGGTAGTCGTCGTAGTAGGCGTCCGCTTCGGCGACAGTCGCGTTGAGCCGGGACAGGACCCAGCGGTCCGTGGCCGAAAGCTTTTCGACCGGCGGGAGGTCGCCTTCGATCGTGGCGCCGTTCATCATCGCGAAGCGTGTGGCGTTCCAGATCTTGTTGGCGAAGTTCCTGGACGCCTGGACCCAGTCCTCGCCGATCGGCACGTCCGTACCGGGGTTGGCGCCCTTGGCCAGGGTGAAGCGGACGGCGTCCGAGCCGTACTTGTCCATCCAGTCCAGCGGGTTCACGGTGTTGCCGAAGGACTTCGACATCTTCTTGCCGAACTCGTCGCGCACCATGCCGTGGAACGCGATGGTGCGGAACGGCACTTCGCCGTCCATCGCGTACAGACCGAACATCATCATGCGGGCGACCCAGAAGAACATGAGGTCGTATCCGGTGACGAGGACGGAGTTCGGGTAGAACTTCTCCAGGTCCGGGGTCTGTTCGGGCCAACCGAGAGTGGAGAACGGCCACAGGCCGGATGAGAACCAGGTGTCGAGAACGTCCGTGTCCTGGGTCCAGCCTTCGCCGGTCGGCGGCTGCTCGTCGGGGCCGACACAGACCGTCTCGCCGTTCGGCCCGTGCCAGACCGGGATGCGGTGTCCCCACCACAACTGGCGTGAAATGCACCAGTCGTTGAGGTTGTCGACCCAGTCGAAGTACCGCTGGGACATGTCGGCGGGGTGGATGTTCACGCGTCCGTCGCGGACCGCGTCACCGGCCGCCCTGGCGAGCGTTTCGACCTTGACCCACCACTGCATGGACAGCCGCGGTTCCAGAGTCGTCTTGCAGCGCGAGCAGTGCCCGACCGAGTGAACATACGGGCGCTTCTCAGCGACGATGCGGCCCTCGGCGCGCAGCGCGGCGACGATCGCGGAGCGAGCCTCGAAACGGTCGAGGCCCTGGAAGGGACCGTGCACCGTGATGACACCGCGCTCGTCCATGACGGTCAACGACTCCAGGTCGTGCCGCTGGCCGATGGCGAAGTCGTTCGGGTCGTGGGCCGGAGTCACCTTGACGGCGCCGGTGCCGAACTCGGGATCGACGTGTGCGTCCGCGACCACCGGGATGGTCCGGTCGGTCAGCGGCAGCTTGATCCGCTTGCCGATGAGTGATGCGTACCGCTCATCGTCGGGGTGGACCGCCACAGCGGTGTCACCGAGCATCGTCTCGGCGCGGGTCGTCGCGACCACGAGCGTCTCGTCGCCCTCGCCGTACTTGATGGAGACGAGCTCGCCGTCGTCGTCCTGATAGTCGACCTCAATGTCCGAGATCGCCGTCAGACAGCGCGGGCACCAGTTGATGATGCGCTCGGCCCGGTAGATCAGACCGTCGTCGAACATCTTCTTGAAGACGGTCTGGACGGCCCTGGAGAGACCCTCGTCCATGGTGAAGCGGTCCCGGCTCCAGGCGACACCGTTGCCGAGACGACGCATCTGACCGGCGATCTGACCGCCGGACTCTGCCTTCCACTGCCAGACACGGTCGACGAAGGCCTCCC
Encoded proteins:
- a CDS encoding IS5 family transposase (programmed frameshift), which encodes MTRPWIVDDDLWARIEPLLPPWPERSPGPKPVDDRLCLQGILYVLHQDIAWQLLPLELGFGSGQTCWRRLDRWQQAGVFEQLHRTLLAELNAAGELDWTRACVDGSHIRAKKGGAATGPSPVDRRKTGSKHHLICDGKGTPLHVITTAANVNDITQTLNLVDGIPPVAGRPGRPRRRPESVLGDKAYDSKAVRRELRRRRILPVISRKGAPNIKGLGKLRYVVEQTFALLHQFKRLAARWERRLELHDTFVSLGCSLICWRRLKKAGS
- a CDS encoding valine--tRNA ligase is translated as MTDNSQRPSNGPNSSPELPTQYAPAEVEGMLYERWVDRGYFEADAKSDKPAYTIVIPPPNVTGSLHLGHAFEHTLIDALTRRKRMQGYETLWQPGMDHAGIATQNVVERELAKEGKSRHDLGREAFVDRVWQWKAESGGQIAGQMRRLGNGVAWSRDRFTMDEGLSRAVQTVFKKMFDDGLIYRAERIINWCPRCLTAISDIEVDYQDDDGELVSIKYGEGDETLVVATTRAETMLGDTAVAVHPDDERYASLIGKRIKLPLTDRTIPVVADAHVDPEFGTGAVKVTPAHDPNDFAIGQRHDLESLTVMDERGVITVHGPFQGLDRFEARSAIVAALRAEGRIVAEKRPYVHSVGHCSRCKTTLEPRLSMQWWVKVETLARAAGDAVRDGRVNIHPADMSQRYFDWVDNLNDWCISRQLWWGHRIPVWHGPNGETVCVGPDEQPPTGEGWTQDTDVLDTWFSSGLWPFSTLGWPEQTPDLEKFYPNSVLVTGYDLMFFWVARMMMFGLYAMDGEVPFRTIAFHGMVRDEFGKKMSKSFGNTVNPLDWMDKYGSDAVRFTLAKGANPGTDVPIGEDWVQASRNFANKIWNATRFAMMNGATIEGDLPPVEKLSATDRWVLSRLNATVAEADAYYDDYQFAKLADALYHFAWDEVFDWYVELSKTTFFEAGEQARVSGRVLGEVLDVTLRLLHPIVPFVTESLWTTLTGGESVVIADWPTDSGFRDPAAEAEIENLQKVITEVRRFRSDQGLQPGQKVPARLDLSGTQLAAHEAAIRQLLRLQPEGDGFNATATLPVAGATVALDLSGTIDVAAERKRLGKDLAAAEKEKAQAEAKLGNEAFLAKAPDNVVDKIRTRLAKAEEDMVRLRTQIDNLPSA